One genomic region from Ralstonia pseudosolanacearum encodes:
- a CDS encoding TonB-dependent siderophore receptor: protein MSGTGRHWGVGHFVCVAVAGSCASTVAWGQGATVPIDIPAQRLDRALTALAQQSGVQIQLADALAGQRTAPAVQGRMAVSDALERLLAGSGLRPRSTGANTFTVEAQAQDVPAKAAADGAKAPAVAELEATVVSIDRTRSDLVRPTRQVTQISHEELSDLQAGSGTLATALSKVVPGMADPSHTITDYGQTLRGRSTLVLLDGMPLNTNRDSARNLASLDPNNIERIEVLRGSSALYGSGATGGIVSITTRPAGGEPRAETTVSMTSPLSHPGAAGLGGSVQQYVAGSKGPVDYEFNVGTQHVGGSYDARGHRIAPEPSQGDLFDSNIYSIGGKLGLRIDPNQRVVFSASHYDAKQDTDYASDPSVARQPAGSAVARAINGLQLADQNRIKNTLLNLQYENKDVFGSQVGTQFYYRDYFSRFAPFDARAVSTRGNNVDQVMQDSKVFGSRLTVTTPLDKDARTKLLWGADFNQERSDMPDDIFSPTAYDASGGLVYRKIGTVTYLPPLTTRSVGGFGQLQHKFNERWSAEAGVRYEHASASFDSFVPLSQSRLAQKYTVPGGETGFGAWLFNAGVTYAPVRGQEVYASFSQGFQLPDVGLQLRNATAGFNINSSSLEPVKTNNYEIGWRGNLGSHARGTLALFYTTSELGDVQSFNNGLILTRTAERIAGVEAGVDYATDDEKWGAGGTVTYMEGRERPQGAANFQNMTGYRIPPLKLTGYLEYRPNARWSNRLQATFFGARDYRLNGRTSFGRIDVASYTTIDLISTYQVTKKDKVRVGIENLLNRYYLPLYSQLMRNSNNTSRLPAAGAVLTVSYTHRW from the coding sequence ATGAGCGGTACTGGGCGCCACTGGGGGGTGGGGCATTTCGTGTGTGTGGCAGTTGCAGGCAGCTGCGCGTCGACCGTTGCCTGGGGGCAGGGGGCGACGGTGCCGATCGACATTCCGGCGCAGCGGCTGGATCGGGCGCTGACTGCGCTCGCACAGCAATCCGGCGTGCAAATCCAGTTGGCCGATGCGCTTGCAGGCCAGCGGACCGCGCCAGCGGTGCAGGGCCGGATGGCGGTCTCCGATGCGCTCGAGCGGCTGCTCGCGGGCTCGGGGCTGCGGCCCCGGTCGACCGGGGCGAACACGTTCACGGTCGAAGCGCAGGCACAGGACGTGCCGGCCAAGGCCGCCGCGGACGGGGCGAAGGCGCCGGCCGTGGCTGAACTAGAGGCCACCGTGGTGTCCATCGACCGCACGCGCAGCGACCTCGTCCGGCCGACCCGCCAGGTCACGCAGATCAGCCATGAAGAGCTGAGCGACCTGCAGGCCGGCTCGGGCACCCTGGCGACGGCGCTGAGCAAAGTGGTGCCCGGCATGGCCGATCCCAGCCACACGATCACCGATTACGGGCAGACGCTGCGCGGCCGCAGCACGCTGGTGCTGCTCGACGGCATGCCGCTCAATACCAACCGGGATTCCGCGCGCAACCTGGCCAGCCTCGACCCGAACAACATCGAACGGATCGAGGTGCTGCGCGGCAGCAGCGCGCTCTACGGCAGCGGGGCCACGGGCGGCATCGTGTCGATCACGACCCGGCCGGCCGGGGGCGAGCCGCGCGCCGAGACGACCGTCTCGATGACCTCGCCGCTGTCGCATCCCGGCGCCGCGGGCCTGGGCGGCTCGGTGCAGCAGTATGTGGCCGGCAGCAAGGGGCCGGTCGATTACGAATTCAACGTCGGCACGCAGCATGTCGGCGGCTCCTACGATGCGCGCGGCCACCGCATCGCGCCGGAGCCCAGCCAGGGCGATCTGTTCGATTCGAACATCTACAGCATCGGCGGCAAGCTCGGGCTGCGCATCGATCCGAACCAGCGCGTGGTGTTCTCCGCCAGCCACTATGACGCGAAGCAGGACACCGACTACGCGAGCGATCCGTCGGTCGCGCGGCAGCCGGCGGGCTCGGCCGTGGCGCGCGCGATCAACGGCCTGCAGCTGGCCGACCAGAACCGCATCAAGAACACGCTGCTCAACCTGCAATACGAGAACAAGGATGTGTTCGGCAGCCAGGTGGGCACCCAGTTCTACTACCGCGATTACTTCAGCCGGTTCGCGCCGTTCGATGCGCGCGCCGTGTCGACGCGCGGCAACAACGTCGACCAGGTGATGCAGGACAGCAAGGTCTTCGGCAGCCGGCTGACCGTGACCACACCGCTCGACAAGGACGCGCGCACGAAGCTGCTGTGGGGTGCGGACTTCAACCAGGAACGCAGCGACATGCCCGACGACATCTTCTCGCCGACGGCCTATGACGCGAGCGGCGGCCTGGTCTACCGGAAGATCGGCACGGTGACCTACCTGCCGCCGCTGACCACGCGCAGCGTCGGCGGATTCGGCCAACTGCAGCACAAGTTCAACGAGCGCTGGTCGGCGGAGGCCGGGGTGCGCTACGAACACGCAAGCGCGAGCTTCGACAGCTTCGTGCCGCTGTCGCAATCGCGGCTGGCGCAGAAGTACACGGTGCCGGGCGGCGAGACGGGCTTCGGCGCCTGGCTGTTCAACGCCGGCGTCACGTACGCGCCGGTGCGCGGGCAGGAGGTCTACGCATCGTTCAGCCAGGGGTTCCAGCTGCCGGATGTCGGGCTGCAGCTGCGCAACGCCACGGCGGGCTTCAACATCAATTCGTCGAGCCTCGAGCCGGTGAAGACCAACAACTACGAGATCGGCTGGCGCGGCAATCTCGGCAGCCACGCACGCGGGACGCTGGCGCTGTTCTACACGACCTCGGAACTGGGCGACGTGCAGAGCTTCAACAACGGCCTGATCCTGACCCGCACCGCCGAGCGGATCGCCGGCGTGGAAGCCGGTGTCGACTACGCGACCGACGACGAGAAGTGGGGCGCGGGCGGCACGGTGACTTACATGGAGGGGCGCGAGCGTCCGCAGGGCGCGGCGAACTTCCAGAACATGACGGGCTACCGCATTCCGCCGCTGAAGCTGACCGGCTATCTCGAATATCGGCCGAACGCGCGCTGGAGCAATCGCCTGCAGGCGACGTTCTTCGGGGCGCGCGACTACCGCCTGAACGGCAGGACGAGCTTCGGGCGGATCGACGTGGCCAGCTACACGACGATCGACCTGATCTCGACCTACCAGGTCACCAAGAAGGACAAGGTGCGGGTGGGCATCGAGAACCTGCTGAACCGCTATTACCTGCCGCTGTACAGCCAGTTGATGCGCAACAGCAATAACACCAGCCGCCTGCCCGCCGCGGGCGCGGTTTTGACGGTGAGCTACACCCACCGCTGGTAA
- the sbnB gene encoding 2,3-diaminopropionate biosynthesis protein SbnB encodes MTHPADTTGLLYLGRQDLVALGGDRSQPYVDAITEGLALHAKEDFVQPLKPYLRWPGADHIADRIIAMPCYVGGEKPIAGLKWIGSRQHNPSRFQLERASAVIVLNDADTNYPVAIMEGGLISGMRTAAISAVATRHLAREGFTDVACIGCGPIARMQMQTLIEQFPGIRRIHLFDVSREAMRAFGDALTARFPQVACEAADSAEQAVRAADVIVTCTVTDSPYLEYDWLRRGAFVCNVSIMDVHKEVYEKADKVVVDDWDQSNREKKVINQLVLEGRFSRERLHAELGEIVIGERPGRENDDEIILLNPMGMAIDDMVCARHFYQLAAQAGVGTRLPLL; translated from the coding sequence ATGACGCATCCAGCCGATACCACCGGTCTGCTTTACCTGGGCCGCCAGGACCTGGTTGCCCTCGGCGGCGACCGCTCGCAGCCTTACGTCGACGCGATCACCGAGGGGCTCGCCCTGCATGCGAAGGAGGACTTCGTGCAGCCGCTCAAGCCGTACCTGCGCTGGCCCGGCGCCGACCACATCGCCGACCGCATCATCGCGATGCCGTGCTACGTCGGCGGCGAGAAGCCGATCGCGGGGCTGAAGTGGATCGGCAGCCGCCAGCACAATCCGTCGCGCTTCCAGCTCGAACGCGCGAGCGCCGTGATCGTGCTCAACGATGCCGACACCAACTATCCCGTCGCCATCATGGAAGGCGGCCTGATCAGCGGCATGCGCACGGCCGCGATCAGCGCGGTCGCGACACGGCACCTGGCGCGCGAGGGCTTCACCGATGTCGCCTGCATCGGCTGCGGCCCGATCGCGCGGATGCAGATGCAGACGCTGATCGAGCAGTTCCCCGGCATCCGCCGCATCCATCTCTTCGATGTGTCCCGGGAGGCGATGCGAGCGTTCGGCGATGCGCTCACGGCGCGTTTCCCGCAGGTGGCGTGCGAAGCCGCCGACAGCGCGGAGCAGGCCGTACGTGCGGCCGATGTGATCGTCACCTGCACCGTCACCGATTCGCCGTATCTCGAATACGACTGGCTGCGGCGCGGGGCCTTCGTCTGCAACGTGTCGATCATGGACGTGCACAAGGAGGTCTACGAGAAGGCCGACAAGGTGGTCGTCGACGACTGGGACCAGTCGAACCGCGAAAAGAAGGTCATCAACCAACTGGTGCTCGAAGGCCGCTTCAGCCGCGAGCGCCTGCATGCCGAGCTGGGCGAGATCGTGATCGGCGAACGCCCCGGGCGCGAGAACGACGACGAGATCATCCTGCTCAACCCGATGGGCATGGCGATCGACGACATGGTCTGCGCGCGCCATTTCTATCAGCTTGCCGCGCAGGCCGGTGTCGGCACGCGGCTGCCGCTGCTATGA